The following proteins come from a genomic window of Polyangiaceae bacterium:
- a CDS encoding DUF4331 family protein — MKHAKALFALSALALALGGCGSDDDTKSPGSGGGSGSGGTGGAAGSSTGGTGGGSAGSGGGGMAGTGGMAGAAGSGGGLAVGQVDRMGRPGINTALIPSDKKDAYNKAPESSWATTYASDIEASLAAVDGLDGDATNGLLASQRSVLAGVIANDQLMIDISIDDCDGAYLALELQVPNKCGGRTLDEDVMDKTLQSLVDASGTTTVTDAIDQNDVAFSDAFPYLAAPH, encoded by the coding sequence ATGAAGCACGCGAAAGCACTGTTCGCCCTCTCCGCCTTGGCGCTGGCCCTCGGCGGGTGCGGAAGCGACGACGACACGAAGAGCCCCGGCAGCGGCGGTGGCTCCGGCAGCGGCGGCACCGGCGGCGCGGCCGGAAGCTCCACCGGCGGCACCGGAGGCGGCAGCGCCGGCTCCGGTGGCGGCGGCATGGCGGGCACCGGCGGCATGGCCGGCGCCGCGGGCAGCGGCGGCGGCCTGGCCGTGGGTCAGGTCGACCGCATGGGTCGCCCGGGCATCAACACCGCCCTCATCCCCAGCGACAAGAAGGACGCCTACAACAAGGCGCCGGAATCGAGCTGGGCCACGACCTATGCCTCCGACATCGAGGCATCCCTCGCGGCGGTGGATGGTCTGGACGGTGACGCGACGAACGGCCTGTTGGCCTCTCAACGCAGCGTACTGGCCGGCGTGATCGCCAACGATCAGCTCATGATCGACATCTCCATCGACGACTGCGACGGAGCGTACCTGGCACTGGAGCTTCAAGTTCCGAACAAGTGCGGCGGGCGCACCCTCGACGAAGACGTGATGGACAAGACGTTGCAGAGCCTGGTGGACGCCAGCGGCACCACCACGGTCACGGACGCCATCGATCAGAACGACGTCGCCTTCAGCGACGCCTTTCCCTATCTCGCAGCCCCGCACTGA
- a CDS encoding DUF4331 family protein codes for MRRKWGLALGVPVFVAAGLLLVGRSSNAADHLDAPGAEADPAADINDLFVFRSKDPAAGATKRTVFVMTVFPLADQQSRFSDKVDYEFRIEDAADATKKMNIKCTADTGTPQKVTCTGPGSVTATTDVGAVNAGDAANDDMRLFAGLRDDPFFFDLEAFKKVQADPTQVGLLTDNQGTDFLAGANVLSIVVDVKNSVFNGTTKLAVHAATTRTGI; via the coding sequence ATGCGCAGGAAATGGGGACTCGCCCTAGGCGTACCCGTGTTCGTCGCCGCGGGCTTGTTGCTCGTCGGCAGGAGTAGCAACGCTGCCGACCACCTCGACGCCCCCGGCGCCGAGGCCGACCCGGCGGCCGACATCAACGATCTGTTCGTCTTCCGAAGCAAGGATCCGGCAGCCGGAGCCACCAAGCGAACCGTGTTCGTGATGACGGTGTTTCCGCTGGCGGATCAGCAGAGCCGCTTCTCCGACAAGGTCGACTACGAGTTTCGGATCGAGGACGCGGCGGACGCGACCAAGAAGATGAACATCAAGTGCACCGCCGACACCGGCACGCCGCAGAAGGTGACGTGCACCGGACCCGGAAGCGTCACCGCAACCACCGACGTGGGCGCGGTGAACGCCGGCGATGCAGCGAACGACGACATGCGCTTGTTCGCAGGGCTTCGCGACGATCCGTTCTTCTTCGATCTGGAGGCGTTCAAGAAGGTGCAGGCGGATCCCACTCAGGTGGGGCTCCTCACCGACAACCAAGGCACCGACTTTCTCGCCGGCGCCAACGTGCTGTCCATCGTGGTGGACGTGAAGAACTCGGTGTTCAACGGCACCACGAAGCTCGCCGTTCACGCCGCCACCACCCGCACCGGGATCTGA
- a CDS encoding cupin domain-containing protein has protein sequence MANDRDVPEFALEALEDAPEELREALALVATAAETTPLPVGLRARLLASSSSSRERFAPFERRLSELFDLGAERIRELLTEIADPATWTAGPLPGSSLFHLEGGPRVATADAGFVRLPAGMPFPHHEHLGDERVLLLEGSYTDSEGRHYRPGDIHEMPAGSAHAFTVDEDSPLLLATVVVTGIEIPGLGAVNVKNS, from the coding sequence ATGGCAAACGACCGCGACGTCCCGGAGTTCGCGCTCGAGGCCCTGGAAGACGCCCCCGAAGAGCTTCGGGAAGCCCTCGCGCTGGTCGCGACCGCCGCAGAGACTACCCCGCTGCCCGTCGGTCTGCGCGCACGGCTCCTGGCCTCCAGCAGCAGCAGCAGGGAGCGCTTCGCACCGTTCGAGCGGCGCCTATCCGAGCTCTTCGACCTGGGCGCGGAGCGCATTCGTGAGCTGCTGACGGAGATTGCCGACCCGGCGACCTGGACTGCCGGCCCGCTGCCCGGCAGCTCGCTCTTTCATCTGGAAGGCGGTCCCCGCGTGGCCACGGCAGATGCAGGTTTCGTGCGCCTCCCCGCTGGGATGCCGTTCCCACACCACGAGCATTTGGGGGACGAGCGCGTGTTGCTGCTGGAAGGCAGCTACACGGACTCGGAAGGTCGGCACTACCGCCCCGGGGACATCCACGAGATGCCCGCCGGCAGCGCCCACGCCTTCACGGTGGACGAGGACTCGCCGTTGCTCCTTGCCACGGTCGTGGTCACGGGCATCGAGATCCCGGGGCTGGGTGCGGTCAACGTGAAGAATTCCTGA
- a CDS encoding sigma-70 family RNA polymerase sigma factor, whose translation MQLCLGLAKGPAPWYVRLVESDAELVARLTRGDRAALAALYDRHAPLVFALVRRIVGSAAEAEDLVHDVFLEAWRRAETYDPGRGGVRTWLLLRARSRALDHKKSAAVSRTEALPERPKAAVDGDHSLAPDCARLRRALLALPQEQQHVLLLGYFEGLSSTEIAARVGAPVGTVKSRVAAALSKLRAALGEEG comes from the coding sequence GTGCAGCTTTGTCTCGGACTGGCGAAGGGTCCGGCCCCCTGGTACGTTCGCCTCGTGGAGAGCGACGCGGAGCTCGTAGCGCGCTTGACGCGCGGCGACCGTGCCGCCCTGGCGGCGCTGTACGACCGCCATGCGCCGCTGGTGTTCGCCCTCGTGCGCCGCATCGTCGGCTCCGCCGCCGAAGCCGAAGATCTGGTCCACGACGTATTCCTGGAAGCTTGGCGGCGCGCCGAAACCTACGACCCCGGACGTGGGGGCGTCCGCACTTGGCTTCTCTTGCGCGCGCGCAGTCGCGCCCTCGACCACAAAAAATCCGCCGCCGTCAGCCGAACCGAGGCACTCCCGGAGCGTCCCAAGGCAGCCGTGGACGGCGACCATTCTCTGGCCCCCGACTGCGCACGCCTGCGGCGCGCGCTCCTCGCCCTGCCCCAAGAGCAGCAACACGTGCTGCTCCTCGGCTACTTCGAGGGCCTGTCGTCGACGGAAATCGCCGCGCGCGTGGGCGCGCCGGTGGGGACCGTCAAATCCCGAGTGGCAGCCGCGCTCTCCAAGCTGCGGGCGGCGCTGGGGGAGGAAGGCTGA
- a CDS encoding FAD-dependent oxidoreductase: MLPDEVSVMLGLDEPDDPEHVRARVARALGVREAELPPLTVKKRSIDARRGRVRFRLLVGLEGEPEELSPELPREVSGPAEVVIVGDGPAGMFAAYELARRGVASVVLDRGKQVRPRRKDLRGLTQLGVVDPDSNYCFGEGGAGTYSDGKLYTRAHKRGNVRDVLEVLALHGAPPSILVDARPHIGSNRLPLVVTALRERLEGVGVRFRFEARVTELLLDQRRVAGVRLADGSEIPARQVVIATGHSARDVFMLLDRAGVELEAKAFAMGVRIEHPQPLINRIQYGAAAGHPKLPAAAYQLADHGVFSFCMCPGGFVVPASTEPEGLVVNGMSLSRRDSPFANSGLVVSVELEDLEGTGPLAGVELQRRLEQAALLAGGGRLRAPATRATDFVAGRGSSTVPKSSYVPGIVATDVAEVLGPRISNRLRQALSGFDRRMRGYLTDEAVLIGVESRTSSPVRVPRDPETLESPSVEGLYPAGEGAGYAGGIVSAAVDGMRVARSILQKRVAMRCSTPMNA, from the coding sequence ATGCTTCCGGACGAGGTGAGCGTCATGCTGGGCTTGGACGAGCCCGACGACCCCGAGCACGTGCGAGCGCGCGTCGCCCGCGCGCTGGGTGTTCGAGAAGCGGAGCTGCCGCCGCTGACGGTGAAGAAGCGGAGCATCGACGCGCGCCGTGGTCGCGTGCGTTTCCGATTGCTGGTGGGGCTCGAGGGCGAGCCTGAGGAGCTTTCGCCGGAGCTGCCCCGGGAGGTATCGGGCCCCGCTGAGGTGGTGATCGTCGGCGACGGCCCAGCCGGCATGTTCGCGGCCTACGAGCTGGCGCGCCGCGGCGTGGCGAGCGTGGTGCTGGATCGCGGCAAGCAGGTTCGGCCACGGCGCAAGGATCTGCGTGGGCTCACTCAGCTCGGCGTGGTGGATCCCGACAGCAACTACTGTTTCGGCGAAGGCGGCGCCGGAACCTACAGCGACGGCAAGCTCTACACGCGGGCCCACAAGCGCGGCAACGTCCGGGACGTGCTGGAGGTGCTCGCGCTGCACGGCGCGCCGCCATCCATCTTGGTGGACGCGCGCCCGCACATCGGTAGCAACCGCTTGCCGTTGGTGGTGACGGCCCTTCGCGAACGGCTGGAGGGCGTCGGCGTGCGCTTTCGGTTCGAGGCGCGGGTCACGGAGTTGCTCTTGGACCAGCGCCGCGTTGCAGGCGTGCGGCTTGCGGATGGCAGCGAAATCCCGGCGCGCCAGGTGGTGATCGCCACGGGTCACTCCGCGCGGGACGTGTTCATGCTCTTGGACCGCGCTGGGGTGGAGCTCGAAGCCAAGGCCTTCGCCATGGGCGTGCGCATCGAGCATCCGCAGCCGCTCATCAATCGCATCCAGTACGGCGCAGCGGCGGGGCATCCCAAGCTCCCCGCGGCGGCGTATCAGTTGGCGGACCACGGAGTGTTCTCCTTTTGCATGTGCCCCGGCGGCTTCGTGGTGCCCGCGTCCACGGAACCCGAGGGTCTGGTCGTGAATGGCATGAGCCTCTCTCGTCGCGACTCTCCCTTCGCGAACTCCGGCCTCGTGGTGTCGGTGGAGCTCGAAGACCTCGAGGGCACCGGTCCACTGGCGGGGGTGGAGCTGCAGCGTCGGCTGGAGCAGGCGGCGCTCCTGGCGGGGGGCGGGAGGCTCCGCGCTCCGGCCACCCGCGCCACGGATTTCGTCGCGGGGCGCGGGTCGAGCACGGTGCCCAAATCCAGCTACGTGCCCGGCATCGTGGCCACGGACGTCGCCGAGGTGCTGGGCCCGCGGATCTCGAATCGCCTGCGCCAAGCGCTGAGCGGCTTCGATCGCCGCATGCGCGGCTACCTGACGGACGAGGCAGTGCTCATCGGCGTGGAGTCGCGCACCAGCTCGCCCGTGCGGGTGCCTCGAGATCCGGAGACGCTGGAGTCGCCGAGCGTCGAAGGGCTGTATCCGGCGGGAGAGGGCGCCGGCTATGCGGGCGGCATCGTGAGCGCTGCCGTGGATGGCATGCGCGTGGCCCGATCCATCCTTCAGAAACGCGTCGCCATGCGGTGCAGCACGCCGATGAACGCGTAG
- a CDS encoding metallophosphoesterase codes for MSRSASFFVFFGVALSLTAGLHYYIWARLVRDPGLPPLAFRLLTALVILLCASIPLTLWLYRMRPLENMRPLLLGMFGWMGLMFFTVVLLGIGDVGRLFARLLQNGDPVDPARRLAVSRMFGAGVALVATSLGAVATHQGLTRLTVRRAKVRLPRLPKALDGFKLVQLSDIHVGPTILRDFIERVVATTNALEPDAIVITGDLVDGSVEQLREHVAPLTGLRARHGVYFVTGNHEYYSGAEDWCDELTRLGVRVLRNERVTLGNDDASFDLAGVDDSSAHRFGRGHGADLPKAVLGRDPARELVLLAHQPRAVFEAKDQGVGLMLSGHTHGGQMWPWNWLVRLQQPVVSGFETFERTLVWVSNGTGYWGPPMRLGAPAEITELVLSSGELSGEVVAVEDADSFPHDSVG; via the coding sequence GTGTCGCGCAGCGCGTCGTTCTTCGTATTCTTCGGCGTCGCGCTCTCGCTGACGGCCGGGCTCCACTACTACATCTGGGCGCGCCTGGTCCGGGATCCGGGGCTACCGCCCCTGGCCTTTCGGCTGCTGACGGCGCTGGTGATCCTGCTCTGCGCCAGCATCCCCCTCACCCTCTGGCTCTATCGCATGCGGCCACTGGAGAACATGCGGCCGCTGCTGCTCGGCATGTTCGGCTGGATGGGGCTGATGTTCTTCACCGTGGTGCTGCTCGGCATCGGTGACGTCGGTCGCCTGTTCGCGCGCCTGTTGCAGAACGGTGACCCGGTAGACCCCGCGCGGCGCCTGGCGGTCTCCCGCATGTTCGGCGCCGGCGTCGCCCTGGTCGCGACGTCGCTCGGCGCCGTCGCCACGCACCAAGGACTCACCCGGCTGACGGTGCGGCGCGCAAAGGTTCGACTCCCACGCCTGCCCAAGGCTCTGGATGGCTTCAAGCTCGTGCAGCTCAGCGACATCCACGTGGGTCCGACCATCCTGCGAGACTTCATCGAACGCGTGGTCGCCACCACCAACGCCCTCGAACCGGACGCCATCGTGATCACCGGAGATTTGGTGGACGGCTCCGTCGAACAGCTTCGAGAGCACGTCGCGCCGTTGACCGGCCTGCGCGCTCGCCACGGTGTTTACTTCGTGACCGGCAACCACGAGTACTACTCGGGCGCCGAAGACTGGTGCGACGAGCTCACCCGCCTCGGCGTGCGGGTGCTGCGCAACGAGCGCGTGACCCTCGGAAACGACGACGCCAGCTTCGATCTGGCCGGGGTGGACGACTCGAGCGCCCATCGCTTCGGCCGCGGGCACGGCGCAGATCTGCCCAAGGCCGTCCTCGGTCGAGACCCCGCTCGCGAGCTCGTGCTGCTCGCGCACCAGCCTCGAGCCGTCTTCGAAGCCAAAGACCAGGGCGTGGGCCTGATGCTGTCCGGTCACACCCACGGCGGCCAGATGTGGCCCTGGAACTGGTTGGTCCGACTGCAGCAACCCGTCGTCAGCGGCTTCGAGACCTTCGAAAGGACGCTGGTGTGGGTGAGCAACGGGACGGGCTATTGGGGACCGCCCATGCGACTGGGAGCGCCCGCCGAGATCACCGAGCTGGTCCTGAGCTCGGGGGAGCTCTCTGGAGAGGTGGTGGCGGTGGAAGACGCCGACTCTTTCCCCCATGACAGCGTTGGATGA
- a CDS encoding FAD-dependent oxidoreductase, whose product MRLAVVGTGISGLVSAHLLAADHDVVVFEQADTIGGHTHTVTVPGGARVDTGFIVFNEWTYPSFVRLLERLGVASQPSNMSFGVRDEARDLEYSATSLSALFATRRNWVRPQHYRMLLDLFRFSRRAPQVLHDDGDDLSLGEFLEREGFGKELVEHFVIPMSAAIWSADRREVLAGPARFFVRFFVNHGMLNLVHQPTWRVVCGGSASYLGPLTAPFRDRIRVGTPVTAARRQDQGVELTLRGGGRERFDEVILACHSDQALALLADATDAEREVLGAIRYQQNDTVLHTDVSVLPRRKQAWAAWNYHLTGREGGPVAVTYNMNLLQGLSEPETYCVTLNPNRPIDPARVIRRIRYHHPVFTRQAVAAQKQFERISGVRRTHFAGAYWYNGFHEDGVRSALRVARRFGRWLS is encoded by the coding sequence ATGCGTCTGGCCGTGGTGGGTACCGGCATTTCCGGTTTGGTTTCCGCGCACTTGCTCGCGGCCGACCACGACGTCGTGGTGTTCGAGCAGGCGGACACCATAGGAGGGCACACCCACACCGTGACCGTCCCCGGTGGCGCGCGGGTGGACACCGGGTTCATCGTCTTCAACGAGTGGACCTACCCGAGCTTCGTGCGACTGCTCGAGCGGCTGGGCGTGGCGTCCCAGCCGTCGAACATGAGCTTCGGTGTGCGGGACGAAGCGCGGGATCTCGAGTACTCCGCCACCAGCTTGAGCGCGCTGTTCGCGACGCGGCGGAACTGGGTGCGACCCCAGCACTACCGCATGCTGCTCGATCTCTTCCGCTTCTCGCGCCGCGCACCGCAGGTGCTGCACGATGACGGTGACGACCTTTCGCTCGGGGAGTTTCTGGAACGGGAAGGCTTCGGCAAGGAGCTCGTCGAGCACTTCGTGATCCCGATGAGCGCTGCGATCTGGTCGGCGGATCGTCGCGAGGTGCTCGCTGGTCCGGCCCGCTTCTTCGTCCGGTTCTTCGTGAACCACGGCATGCTGAACTTGGTGCACCAGCCGACGTGGCGTGTCGTGTGCGGTGGCTCTGCCAGCTACCTCGGGCCGCTGACGGCGCCATTCCGCGATCGCATTCGGGTCGGGACACCCGTTACCGCGGCGCGGCGACAAGATCAGGGAGTGGAGCTCACGCTCCGAGGCGGGGGGCGGGAGCGCTTCGACGAGGTGATCCTCGCCTGCCACAGCGACCAGGCTCTGGCCTTGCTCGCGGATGCCACGGATGCCGAGCGCGAGGTGTTGGGTGCCATTCGCTACCAGCAGAACGACACCGTGCTGCACACCGACGTGAGCGTCTTGCCGAGGCGAAAGCAGGCCTGGGCCGCCTGGAACTACCACCTCACGGGGCGCGAAGGCGGGCCCGTTGCGGTGACTTACAACATGAACCTGCTTCAGGGCCTCAGCGAGCCCGAGACCTACTGCGTGACGCTGAATCCCAATCGCCCCATCGATCCGGCGCGGGTGATTCGTCGTATCCGTTACCACCATCCCGTGTTCACCCGACAGGCCGTCGCAGCGCAGAAGCAGTTCGAACGCATCAGCGGCGTACGGCGCACCCACTTTGCCGGCGCCTACTGGTACAACGGCTTTCACGAAGATGGGGTCCGGAGCGCGCTGCGTGTGGCGCGGCGCTTCGGAAGGTGGCTTTCGTGA
- a CDS encoding DUF1365 domain-containing protein, with the protein MHSALYRGTVRHRRKEPVGHALSYQIHMVYLDLDELPAVLAQHPAWSSTRPALAWFRRADHFGDPRQTLSHSVRALVAERTGVSLSGPIRLLTHLRYFGLVFNPVSFFYCFDEAGQELRAVVAEVSNTPWGERHLYVVGGSGAKIRERFPKAFHVSPFMPMDQTYDWAFTRPGSGLVVHMRNLQGGREMFDATLSLRREPLTRASMSRALFGHPPMTAKILLAIYGNAFRLWHKRVPFFEHPKRSVS; encoded by the coding sequence ATGCATAGCGCGCTCTACCGAGGAACCGTGCGGCACCGCCGCAAAGAACCCGTGGGCCACGCGCTCTCCTACCAGATCCACATGGTGTACCTGGATCTCGACGAGCTGCCGGCGGTGCTGGCCCAGCACCCCGCCTGGTCGAGCACGCGGCCGGCGCTGGCGTGGTTCAGGCGCGCGGATCACTTCGGTGACCCTCGCCAGACGCTGTCCCACTCGGTTCGCGCGCTGGTGGCGGAGCGGACCGGCGTTTCGCTCTCCGGGCCCATCCGCCTTCTGACCCATCTGCGTTACTTCGGTCTGGTGTTCAACCCGGTGAGCTTCTTCTACTGCTTCGACGAAGCAGGGCAGGAGCTGCGCGCGGTGGTGGCGGAGGTGAGCAATACGCCCTGGGGCGAGCGGCACCTGTACGTGGTCGGCGGCAGCGGCGCCAAGATCCGCGAGCGGTTTCCCAAGGCGTTTCATGTCTCGCCCTTCATGCCCATGGATCAGACCTACGACTGGGCCTTCACACGGCCGGGCTCCGGGCTCGTGGTGCACATGCGGAACTTGCAAGGTGGTCGCGAGATGTTCGACGCCACGCTCTCGCTGCGCCGCGAGCCCCTCACGCGCGCCAGCATGAGCCGGGCGCTCTTCGGCCACCCACCGATGACCGCCAAGATCCTGCTGGCCATCTACGGGAACGCGTTTCGACTTTGGCACAAGCGGGTGCCGTTCTTCGAGCACCCGAAGAGGAGCGTGTCATGA
- a CDS encoding class I SAM-dependent methyltransferase, with the protein MRDSIAIEPALGPSADLGHRLARQFVLRLGAHIRHGRIVVRDPLGTVEFGRETEELPLSVNVTVHDLRLWSVLALSGSIGAGEAWVEELYDTGDLVGLVRILVRNRAAMQRLDGPLSQLTQPLHRAFHKLRRNTPGGARENIAAHYDLGNALYATFLDETMSYSAGIFETPESSLFDASRAKNERVCDKLGLGPSDHVLEIGSGWGGLALHMASRYGCRVTTVTLSQEQRAFVEKKIADQGLSSRVSVELRDYRSVQGRFDKIVSIEMIEAVGHEYLPVFFEKLGALLQPDGVAVLQSITIRDQQFDASKNAVDFIKRYIFPGSCIPSITALLGAATRASDLTLTHLEDITPHYALTLRHWRERFVANAGEVERLGYDRSFRRLWEFYLAYCEAGFRERYIGDVQLVFAKPGFGLGA; encoded by the coding sequence ATGAGAGATTCGATCGCGATCGAACCCGCGCTCGGACCTTCCGCCGACCTCGGGCATCGTCTGGCTCGCCAGTTCGTGCTGCGTCTCGGCGCGCACATCCGCCACGGCCGTATCGTGGTTCGCGATCCTCTCGGTACCGTGGAGTTCGGGCGCGAAACGGAGGAGCTGCCGCTGTCGGTGAACGTCACCGTGCACGATCTCCGGCTCTGGTCCGTGTTGGCGCTGTCCGGGTCCATCGGGGCGGGGGAGGCCTGGGTCGAAGAGCTGTACGACACCGGCGATCTGGTTGGCCTGGTTCGTATCCTGGTGCGCAATCGCGCCGCCATGCAGCGCCTGGATGGACCGCTCTCGCAGCTGACGCAGCCGCTGCATCGCGCCTTCCACAAGTTGCGCCGGAACACGCCGGGCGGGGCGCGGGAAAACATCGCCGCGCACTACGACCTCGGCAACGCGCTCTACGCGACGTTCTTGGATGAGACGATGAGTTATTCGGCGGGCATTTTCGAGACGCCGGAGAGCTCGCTTTTCGATGCCAGCCGCGCGAAGAACGAGCGCGTGTGCGACAAGCTCGGGCTCGGGCCGAGCGATCACGTGCTCGAGATCGGCAGCGGCTGGGGCGGCCTCGCCTTGCACATGGCGAGCCGCTACGGCTGCCGGGTCACCACCGTAACCCTGAGCCAAGAGCAGCGCGCCTTCGTGGAGAAGAAGATCGCAGACCAGGGGCTGTCGTCCCGCGTGTCCGTGGAGCTTCGGGACTATCGCAGCGTTCAGGGCCGCTTCGACAAGATCGTCAGCATCGAGATGATCGAGGCGGTCGGCCACGAATATCTCCCGGTCTTCTTCGAGAAGCTGGGGGCGCTGCTTCAGCCGGACGGCGTCGCCGTGTTGCAGTCCATCACCATTCGGGATCAACAGTTCGATGCGAGCAAGAATGCCGTCGACTTCATCAAGCGGTACATCTTCCCCGGCAGCTGCATCCCGAGCATTACGGCCTTGCTCGGCGCCGCGACGCGCGCGAGCGATCTCACTCTCACGCACCTGGAAGACATCACCCCGCACTACGCGCTGACCCTGCGGCACTGGCGGGAGCGCTTTGTCGCCAACGCCGGCGAGGTCGAACGCCTGGGCTATGACCGCTCGTTCCGGCGCCTGTGGGAGTTCTATCTGGCATACTGCGAAGCAGGATTTCGCGAGCGCTACATCGGCGACGTTCAGCTCGTGTTCGCGAAGCCCGGCTTCGGTCTCGGTGCTTGA
- a CDS encoding DUF2878 domain-containing protein yields the protein MPAWLDFVLFQGVWFAAVLGAARGAAFAGPLAAIGYVALRLASKTPARRVLVLGGSGALLGFGVDGALRSAGWVHYAAAPGPTWLAPPWILGLWVAFALTFAGSLSWLTRRPLASVLLGAVGGPVAFWSGERLGALSLNASTLWVLSGAWALATPLLARVALRSSEAA from the coding sequence ATGCCGGCGTGGCTCGACTTCGTCCTGTTCCAAGGCGTGTGGTTCGCGGCCGTGCTGGGTGCCGCCCGCGGCGCTGCCTTCGCAGGACCCTTGGCGGCGATCGGCTACGTCGCCCTGCGCCTCGCCAGCAAGACTCCCGCCCGCCGCGTGCTCGTTCTGGGCGGAAGCGGTGCGCTCCTCGGCTTCGGCGTGGACGGGGCGTTGCGCTCCGCCGGGTGGGTCCACTACGCGGCCGCTCCTGGGCCGACCTGGCTGGCGCCGCCGTGGATCCTCGGCTTGTGGGTCGCGTTCGCGCTCACCTTCGCGGGCTCCCTGTCATGGCTCACCCGCCGCCCCCTCGCGTCCGTGCTGCTTGGTGCCGTGGGCGGACCCGTGGCGTTTTGGTCCGGTGAGCGCCTGGGTGCGCTTTCTCTGAATGCGTCCACGCTTTGGGTGCTGAGCGGCGCCTGGGCTCTCGCCACGCCCCTGCTCGCCCGCGTCGCTCTACGTTCTTCGGAAGCCGCATGA
- a CDS encoding DUF1295 domain-containing protein: MSLSLHLGIGAAAMSLVMLILLVVERVRRDASHVDVAWAAGIGALAVFYGVTSGAALERRVLLSAMALVWSLRLAGHLLFDRVLGRPEDGRYRALRRKWGERAGLGFFFVFQVQALLSVGFSLPIAVAIDSPAPAPRVWEWLALSVTLLSVVGESIADRQLARFRARRESRGKTCREGLWRYSRHPNYFFEWLGWWAWVLAAVGSPLFLLSLSGPLFMLVFLFKITGIPATEEQALRSRGDDYRRYQRTTSMFVPWFPKKGDTAWSSR; this comes from the coding sequence ATGAGTTTGTCGCTGCACCTCGGAATCGGCGCGGCCGCCATGAGCCTGGTGATGCTGATCCTGCTCGTCGTGGAGCGCGTCCGTCGCGATGCGAGCCACGTGGACGTCGCGTGGGCGGCCGGCATCGGCGCGCTGGCGGTGTTCTACGGCGTCACCAGCGGCGCCGCGCTGGAGCGCCGGGTGCTGCTCTCCGCCATGGCCCTCGTCTGGTCGCTTCGCCTCGCGGGACACTTGCTCTTCGATCGAGTGCTGGGAAGACCCGAGGATGGTCGCTACCGAGCGCTTCGAAGGAAGTGGGGCGAGCGCGCGGGATTGGGCTTCTTCTTCGTGTTCCAGGTGCAGGCGCTCTTGAGCGTCGGCTTCTCGCTGCCCATCGCGGTCGCCATCGACAGCCCTGCGCCCGCGCCCCGCGTCTGGGAGTGGCTGGCGCTCTCGGTCACACTGCTCTCCGTGGTGGGGGAGAGCATCGCCGATCGCCAGCTGGCGCGCTTCCGCGCGCGCCGCGAATCGCGCGGCAAGACCTGTCGTGAAGGCCTGTGGCGCTACTCGCGTCACCCGAACTACTTCTTCGAGTGGCTCGGCTGGTGGGCGTGGGTGCTGGCCGCCGTGGGCAGCCCGCTGTTCTTGCTGAGCCTTTCCGGCCCGCTCTTCATGCTCGTGTTCCTGTTCAAGATCACCGGCATCCCGGCAACGGAAGAGCAAGCCCTCCGCAGCCGCGGGGACGACTACCGGCGCTATCAACGCACCACGAGCATGTTCGTGCCGTGGTTTCCAAAGAAGGGAGACACCGCATGGAGCTCGCGCTGA